In Helianthus annuus cultivar XRQ/B chromosome 9, HanXRQr2.0-SUNRISE, whole genome shotgun sequence, the following are encoded in one genomic region:
- the LOC110879425 gene encoding uncharacterized protein LOC110879425 isoform X1, producing the protein MGDCDDKGELEDYPAIKALGSLFKLTQVHFWVDISTGMPYGSTSLDSSKTVKDDDNLCVSESNSSHVDTELSRQMNELGLPLSFCTNKEKRKGKVKGKRKDAQNKVLHTYEETTCEVFDSVEVKEVGDIHIDNNEENSNSGRLDERLGDPLVANQTPELEQICSNINGELHSLTPDNCHPIHNGSNGEFGDWMACWDEFYERNYYYNCKTQESTWDPPPGMEPLASVYMPNESKEMALTSSTMDDTTNITNYELNKRKKKVRQRRARRKSSAESKVFIELEYEMLMEEVSPVISKYWCQRYILFSKYDDGIQMDEEGWFSATPECIANHHAFRCGSGIIVDCFTGVGGNAIRFAQRSTHIIAIDIDPKKIEYAQHNAAVYGVTDLIEFITGDCFILAQKLKADVVFLSPPWGGPEYAKARNFDINTMLKPHDGQFLFNVAKEVAPRIVMFLPRNVDLDQLAELSLSANPPWTLEVEKNFVNGKLKAITAYFTDPSLCRASSL; encoded by the exons ATGGGAGATTGCGATGATAAAGGCGAACTTGAAGACTATCCTGCAATCAAAGCACTTGGATCCCTCTTTAAGCTCACTCAAGTCCACTTCTG GGTTGATATTTCTACCGGGATGCCATATGGTTCAACTTCTCTTGACTCCTCA AAAACAGTGAAGGACGATGATAATTTGTGTGTTTCAGAAAGTAATTCTTCACATGTTGATACTGAATTATCAAGGCAGATGAATGAACTTGGACTTCCTCTTTCCTTCTGCACAAACAAGGAG AAACGGAAAGGAAAAGTCAAAGGAAAGAGGAAGGATGCCCAAAATAAAGTTTTGCATACCTATGAGGAAACCACATGTGAAGTTTTTGATTCTGTTGAAGTGAAAGAGG TCGGTGATATACATATTGATAACAATGAGGAGAATTCAAACAGTGGACGTCTAGACGAGAGATTAGGAGATCCTTTGGTTGCTAATCAAACGCCCGAACTTGAGCAGATCTGCAGTAACATAAACGGCGAATTACATTCTCTAACACCTGATAATTGTCATCCAATTCATAACGGAAGCAACGGTGAATTTGGAGACTGGATGGCATGTTGGGATGAATTCTACGAAAGAAACTACTATTACAATTGTAAAACACAGGAGTCAACATGGGACCCACCTCCAGGAATGGAACCATTAGCTTCTGTTTATATGCCAAACGAATCAAAAGAAATGGCTCTTACTTCGTCTACAATGGATGATACTACTAATATAACCAATTATGAGCTcaacaaaagaaaaaagaaagtAAGACAAAGGAGGGCACGCAGGAAATCATCTGCCGAAAGTAAAG TTTTCATAGAGCTTGAATATGAGATGTTAATGGAAGAAGTTTCTCCGGTTATTAGCAAGTATTGGTGCCAAAGATACATACTTTTCTCTAAATATGACGATGGTATACAAATGGATGAAGAAGGTTGGTTTTCAGCGACTCCCGAATGCATAGCAAATCATCACGCTTTTCGTTGCGGCAGTGGCATTATTGTTGATTGTTTCACCGGAGTTGGCGGGAATGCCATCCGATTTGCACAAAG AAGCACCCACATTATTGCTATCGATATTGATCCAAAGAAGATCGAGTATGCACAACATAATGCAGCCGTTTATGGAGTCACCGATCTTATAGAATTCATAACAGGCGACTGTTTCATTCTAGCCCAAAAGTTAAAG GCCGATGTTGTATTCTTGTCTCCGCCTTGGGGAGGACCGGAGTATGCTAAAGCAAGAAACTTTGACATCAATACTATGCTCAAGCCACATGACGG GCAGTTTCTTTTCAATGTGGCTAAAGAAGTAGCTCCGAGAATTGTTATGTTTCTTCCAAGAAATGTTGACTTGGACCAACTAGCTGAGTTGTCGTTGTCTGCTAATCCTCCGTGGACACTCGAGGTGGAGAAGAATTTTGTAAATGGCAAATTGAAGGCTATTACTGCCTACTTTACCGATCCATCATTGTGTAGAGCAAGCTCATTGTGA
- the LOC110879425 gene encoding trimethylguanosine synthase isoform X2 — MGDCDDKGELEDYPAIKALGSLFKLTQVHFWVDISTGMPYGSTSLDSSKTVKDDDNLCVSESNSSHVDTELSRQMNELGLPLSFCTNKEKRKGKVKGKRKDAQNKVLHTYEETTCEVFDSVEVKEVGDIHIDNNEENSNSGRLDERLGDPLVANQTPELEQICSNINGELHSLTPDNCHPIHNGSNGEFGDWMACWDEFYERNYYYNCKTQESTWDPPPGMEPLASVYMPNESKEMALTSSTMDDTTNITNYELNKRKKKVRQRRARRKSSAESKELEYEMLMEEVSPVISKYWCQRYILFSKYDDGIQMDEEGWFSATPECIANHHAFRCGSGIIVDCFTGVGGNAIRFAQRSTHIIAIDIDPKKIEYAQHNAAVYGVTDLIEFITGDCFILAQKLKADVVFLSPPWGGPEYAKARNFDINTMLKPHDGQFLFNVAKEVAPRIVMFLPRNVDLDQLAELSLSANPPWTLEVEKNFVNGKLKAITAYFTDPSLCRASSL, encoded by the exons ATGGGAGATTGCGATGATAAAGGCGAACTTGAAGACTATCCTGCAATCAAAGCACTTGGATCCCTCTTTAAGCTCACTCAAGTCCACTTCTG GGTTGATATTTCTACCGGGATGCCATATGGTTCAACTTCTCTTGACTCCTCA AAAACAGTGAAGGACGATGATAATTTGTGTGTTTCAGAAAGTAATTCTTCACATGTTGATACTGAATTATCAAGGCAGATGAATGAACTTGGACTTCCTCTTTCCTTCTGCACAAACAAGGAG AAACGGAAAGGAAAAGTCAAAGGAAAGAGGAAGGATGCCCAAAATAAAGTTTTGCATACCTATGAGGAAACCACATGTGAAGTTTTTGATTCTGTTGAAGTGAAAGAGG TCGGTGATATACATATTGATAACAATGAGGAGAATTCAAACAGTGGACGTCTAGACGAGAGATTAGGAGATCCTTTGGTTGCTAATCAAACGCCCGAACTTGAGCAGATCTGCAGTAACATAAACGGCGAATTACATTCTCTAACACCTGATAATTGTCATCCAATTCATAACGGAAGCAACGGTGAATTTGGAGACTGGATGGCATGTTGGGATGAATTCTACGAAAGAAACTACTATTACAATTGTAAAACACAGGAGTCAACATGGGACCCACCTCCAGGAATGGAACCATTAGCTTCTGTTTATATGCCAAACGAATCAAAAGAAATGGCTCTTACTTCGTCTACAATGGATGATACTACTAATATAACCAATTATGAGCTcaacaaaagaaaaaagaaagtAAGACAAAGGAGGGCACGCAGGAAATCATCTGCCGAAAGTAAAG AGCTTGAATATGAGATGTTAATGGAAGAAGTTTCTCCGGTTATTAGCAAGTATTGGTGCCAAAGATACATACTTTTCTCTAAATATGACGATGGTATACAAATGGATGAAGAAGGTTGGTTTTCAGCGACTCCCGAATGCATAGCAAATCATCACGCTTTTCGTTGCGGCAGTGGCATTATTGTTGATTGTTTCACCGGAGTTGGCGGGAATGCCATCCGATTTGCACAAAG AAGCACCCACATTATTGCTATCGATATTGATCCAAAGAAGATCGAGTATGCACAACATAATGCAGCCGTTTATGGAGTCACCGATCTTATAGAATTCATAACAGGCGACTGTTTCATTCTAGCCCAAAAGTTAAAG GCCGATGTTGTATTCTTGTCTCCGCCTTGGGGAGGACCGGAGTATGCTAAAGCAAGAAACTTTGACATCAATACTATGCTCAAGCCACATGACGG GCAGTTTCTTTTCAATGTGGCTAAAGAAGTAGCTCCGAGAATTGTTATGTTTCTTCCAAGAAATGTTGACTTGGACCAACTAGCTGAGTTGTCGTTGTCTGCTAATCCTCCGTGGACACTCGAGGTGGAGAAGAATTTTGTAAATGGCAAATTGAAGGCTATTACTGCCTACTTTACCGATCCATCATTGTGTAGAGCAAGCTCATTGTGA
- the LOC110879425 gene encoding uncharacterized protein LOC110879425 isoform X3 produces the protein MGDCDDKGELEDYPAIKALGSLFKLTQVHFWVDISTGMPYGSTSLDSSKTVKDDDNLCVSESNSSHVDTELSRQMNELGLPLSFCTNKEKRKGKVKGKRKDAQNKVLHTYEETTCEVFDSVEVKEVGDIHIDNNEENSNSGRLDERLGDPLVANQTPELEQICSNINGELHSLTPDNCHPIHNGSNGEFGDWMACWDEFYERNYYYNCKTQESTWDPPPGMEPLASVYMPNESKEMALTSSTMDDTTNITNYELNKRKKKVRQRRARRKSSAESKVFIELEYEMLMEEVSPVISKYWCQRYILFSKYDDGIQMDEEGWFSATPECIANHHAFRCGSGIIVDCFTGVGGNAIRFAQRSTHIIAIDIDPKKIEYAQHNAAVYGVTDLIEFITGDCFILAQKLKADVVFLSPPWGGPEYAKARNFDINTMLKPHDGFFSMWLKK, from the exons ATGGGAGATTGCGATGATAAAGGCGAACTTGAAGACTATCCTGCAATCAAAGCACTTGGATCCCTCTTTAAGCTCACTCAAGTCCACTTCTG GGTTGATATTTCTACCGGGATGCCATATGGTTCAACTTCTCTTGACTCCTCA AAAACAGTGAAGGACGATGATAATTTGTGTGTTTCAGAAAGTAATTCTTCACATGTTGATACTGAATTATCAAGGCAGATGAATGAACTTGGACTTCCTCTTTCCTTCTGCACAAACAAGGAG AAACGGAAAGGAAAAGTCAAAGGAAAGAGGAAGGATGCCCAAAATAAAGTTTTGCATACCTATGAGGAAACCACATGTGAAGTTTTTGATTCTGTTGAAGTGAAAGAGG TCGGTGATATACATATTGATAACAATGAGGAGAATTCAAACAGTGGACGTCTAGACGAGAGATTAGGAGATCCTTTGGTTGCTAATCAAACGCCCGAACTTGAGCAGATCTGCAGTAACATAAACGGCGAATTACATTCTCTAACACCTGATAATTGTCATCCAATTCATAACGGAAGCAACGGTGAATTTGGAGACTGGATGGCATGTTGGGATGAATTCTACGAAAGAAACTACTATTACAATTGTAAAACACAGGAGTCAACATGGGACCCACCTCCAGGAATGGAACCATTAGCTTCTGTTTATATGCCAAACGAATCAAAAGAAATGGCTCTTACTTCGTCTACAATGGATGATACTACTAATATAACCAATTATGAGCTcaacaaaagaaaaaagaaagtAAGACAAAGGAGGGCACGCAGGAAATCATCTGCCGAAAGTAAAG TTTTCATAGAGCTTGAATATGAGATGTTAATGGAAGAAGTTTCTCCGGTTATTAGCAAGTATTGGTGCCAAAGATACATACTTTTCTCTAAATATGACGATGGTATACAAATGGATGAAGAAGGTTGGTTTTCAGCGACTCCCGAATGCATAGCAAATCATCACGCTTTTCGTTGCGGCAGTGGCATTATTGTTGATTGTTTCACCGGAGTTGGCGGGAATGCCATCCGATTTGCACAAAG AAGCACCCACATTATTGCTATCGATATTGATCCAAAGAAGATCGAGTATGCACAACATAATGCAGCCGTTTATGGAGTCACCGATCTTATAGAATTCATAACAGGCGACTGTTTCATTCTAGCCCAAAAGTTAAAG GCCGATGTTGTATTCTTGTCTCCGCCTTGGGGAGGACCGGAGTATGCTAAAGCAAGAAACTTTGACATCAATACTATGCTCAAGCCACATGACGG TTTCTTTTCAATGTGGCTAAAGAAGTAG
- the LOC110879425 gene encoding uncharacterized protein LOC110879425 isoform X4 → MGDCDDKGELEDYPAIKALGSLFKLTQVHFWVDISTGMPYGSTSLDSSKTVKDDDNLCVSESNSSHVDTELSRQMNELGLPLSFCTNKEKRKGKVKGKRKDAQNKVLHTYEETTCEVFDSVEVKEVGDIHIDNNEENSNSGRLDERLGDPLVANQTPELEQICSNINGELHSLTPDNCHPIHNGSNGEFGDWMACWDEFYERNYYYNCKTQESTWDPPPGMEPLASVYMPNESKEMALTSSTMDDTTNITNYELNKRKKKVRQRRARRKSSAESKELEYEMLMEEVSPVISKYWCQRYILFSKYDDGIQMDEEGWFSATPECIANHHAFRCGSGIIVDCFTGVGGNAIRFAQRSTHIIAIDIDPKKIEYAQHNAAVYGVTDLIEFITGDCFILAQKLKADVVFLSPPWGGPEYAKARNFDINTMLKPHDGFFSMWLKK, encoded by the exons ATGGGAGATTGCGATGATAAAGGCGAACTTGAAGACTATCCTGCAATCAAAGCACTTGGATCCCTCTTTAAGCTCACTCAAGTCCACTTCTG GGTTGATATTTCTACCGGGATGCCATATGGTTCAACTTCTCTTGACTCCTCA AAAACAGTGAAGGACGATGATAATTTGTGTGTTTCAGAAAGTAATTCTTCACATGTTGATACTGAATTATCAAGGCAGATGAATGAACTTGGACTTCCTCTTTCCTTCTGCACAAACAAGGAG AAACGGAAAGGAAAAGTCAAAGGAAAGAGGAAGGATGCCCAAAATAAAGTTTTGCATACCTATGAGGAAACCACATGTGAAGTTTTTGATTCTGTTGAAGTGAAAGAGG TCGGTGATATACATATTGATAACAATGAGGAGAATTCAAACAGTGGACGTCTAGACGAGAGATTAGGAGATCCTTTGGTTGCTAATCAAACGCCCGAACTTGAGCAGATCTGCAGTAACATAAACGGCGAATTACATTCTCTAACACCTGATAATTGTCATCCAATTCATAACGGAAGCAACGGTGAATTTGGAGACTGGATGGCATGTTGGGATGAATTCTACGAAAGAAACTACTATTACAATTGTAAAACACAGGAGTCAACATGGGACCCACCTCCAGGAATGGAACCATTAGCTTCTGTTTATATGCCAAACGAATCAAAAGAAATGGCTCTTACTTCGTCTACAATGGATGATACTACTAATATAACCAATTATGAGCTcaacaaaagaaaaaagaaagtAAGACAAAGGAGGGCACGCAGGAAATCATCTGCCGAAAGTAAAG AGCTTGAATATGAGATGTTAATGGAAGAAGTTTCTCCGGTTATTAGCAAGTATTGGTGCCAAAGATACATACTTTTCTCTAAATATGACGATGGTATACAAATGGATGAAGAAGGTTGGTTTTCAGCGACTCCCGAATGCATAGCAAATCATCACGCTTTTCGTTGCGGCAGTGGCATTATTGTTGATTGTTTCACCGGAGTTGGCGGGAATGCCATCCGATTTGCACAAAG AAGCACCCACATTATTGCTATCGATATTGATCCAAAGAAGATCGAGTATGCACAACATAATGCAGCCGTTTATGGAGTCACCGATCTTATAGAATTCATAACAGGCGACTGTTTCATTCTAGCCCAAAAGTTAAAG GCCGATGTTGTATTCTTGTCTCCGCCTTGGGGAGGACCGGAGTATGCTAAAGCAAGAAACTTTGACATCAATACTATGCTCAAGCCACATGACGG TTTCTTTTCAATGTGGCTAAAGAAGTAG